One Methyloterricola oryzae DNA window includes the following coding sequences:
- a CDS encoding Rap1a/Tai family immunity protein: MKSSKRRWLCLSAAAAILAAGDSGAVTQDNFLAQTTQDMVELCTAAPDDPLYVAATHFCQGYLVGVYRYQEDLYSRPGLTPLVCPPDPKPTRTEAIAMYITWAKAHPEYKNERPVDTAMKYLVENWPCKK, encoded by the coding sequence ATGAAATCATCCAAGCGCCGATGGCTCTGCCTGTCAGCCGCTGCGGCTATTCTGGCGGCGGGGGATAGCGGTGCGGTCACCCAGGACAACTTCCTGGCGCAGACCACCCAGGACATGGTGGAACTGTGCACGGCCGCCCCGGACGATCCCCTGTACGTGGCTGCCACCCATTTCTGTCAGGGCTATCTGGTGGGCGTCTACCGCTATCAGGAAGACCTGTATAGCCGTCCGGGCCTGACGCCCCTGGTTTGTCCGCCGGACCCCAAACCCACGCGCACGGAAGCCATCGCAATGTACATCACCTGGGCCAAGGCGCACCCGGAGTACAAGAACGAACGGCCGGTGGACACGGCCATGAAGTACCTGGTCGAGAACTGGCCGTGCAAGAAGTGA
- a CDS encoding STAS/SEC14 domain-containing protein — protein sequence MAYEIEGIDGDVIRVRLSGVIHLADHQAIQDVAKKLIDQGQKLRVLAITENFAGWDKQDDWTDISFLVDYGDDIVKMAIVGPEAAKEDAFLFVGKGLRATAIEFFPAEQLEQAEAWVRA from the coding sequence ATGGCTTATGAGATTGAAGGAATCGATGGCGACGTGATCCGCGTGCGCCTGAGCGGTGTCATCCACCTGGCCGATCATCAGGCCATCCAGGATGTGGCGAAAAAGCTCATCGATCAGGGACAAAAGCTCCGTGTGCTGGCCATTACCGAAAACTTTGCCGGCTGGGACAAGCAGGATGACTGGACCGATATCAGCTTCCTGGTGGACTACGGCGACGACATCGTCAAGATGGCCATCGTCGGCCCCGAGGCAGCCAAGGAGGACGCCTTCCTGTTCGTGGGCAAGGGACTTCGGGCGACGGCGATCGAATTTTTCCCCGCCGAGCAGCTTGAGCAGGCGGAGGCCTGGGTCCGCGCCTGA
- a CDS encoding methyltransferase family protein encodes MSLRIVLVSLLFLLAVPGTVAGLVPYWLSGWEADTSLLDSGWIAVLGIGVLLAGLCGLLQSVVHFARDGQGTPAPAAPPKCLVVSGFYRHVRNPMYLSVLLAIAGQGLILGNARVLAYAGGLWLTFHLALVFHEEPCLALRFGDAYRIYCRQVGRWWPRLWNKHAR; translated from the coding sequence GTGTCACTACGTATTGTGCTGGTTTCATTGCTTTTTCTGCTCGCGGTGCCCGGCACCGTGGCGGGGCTGGTTCCCTATTGGCTCAGCGGATGGGAAGCGGACACATCGCTGCTCGATTCCGGCTGGATAGCGGTGCTCGGGATCGGCGTATTGCTGGCTGGACTGTGCGGGCTGCTGCAGTCGGTGGTCCATTTCGCCAGGGACGGGCAGGGCACGCCCGCGCCGGCGGCGCCGCCCAAATGCCTGGTGGTCTCGGGCTTTTACCGGCACGTGCGCAATCCGATGTACCTCTCGGTGCTGCTCGCCATCGCTGGCCAGGGGCTTATTCTGGGCAATGCGCGGGTGCTGGCGTATGCCGGTGGACTGTGGCTGACATTCCATCTGGCTTTGGTCTTTCACGAAGAGCCTTGTCTGGCGCTCCGCTTCGGGGATGCCTACCGGATCTATTGCCGCCAGGTGGGCCGCTGGTGGCCTAGGCTCTGGAACAAGCACGCCCGGTGA